The DNA region CAAATATCATTTAGCCTACACGACACTGACACGTTACCAACACCTTATCTCAGAAGGATTTGTGGCACAAGCTGAGTTAGATGCGGCATTTTCAGCCGAACAAAGTGCTAAGGCTCAAGTGGAAAATGCAACGTGGCAAGTGAACCTTATGCAGGCCGATATCACACGAAATGAAGCTCTTGTGAAAAGCAGTAACGCCAAAATTGAGGATCTTGCGCTCAAAGCTCCGGAGAATATGGTGGTTCTTTCGCGTGATGCTGAAGTGGGAAGCACGGTTCTTGCGGGCTCGCCTGTATTTCGACTGATCAATCCATCTTCTATTTGGGTTAAAATCTATATCAATGAACGCCAAAGCGGCGCTTTACATGTAAATGAGTCTGCATCCATTACCTTGCGTTCTCATCCTTCAACGCCCTATAGTGGGCATATTGCTCGCATTGGACTGGAGAGTGATAGAACCACCGAAGAGAGAGAAGTCGACATTGCGTTTGACCAGCCACAGCAACCTCTTTACGTGGGAGAACGCGCGGAAGCTACAATTTCACTGGCGCAGCATACACATGCGTTAACGCTTCCGCTCTTAACACTAACAACGCACCAAGGTATCAAAGGTGTTTGGCTTGCCAAGCAAGGGCATGCGCATTTTCAACCACTAACGTTTCACTCTATCAGTGCCGATGGGCTTATGATTGTCAAGGAAGGCATAACAGATAAAGACACCATTCTTATACCCGCAGGGCGCGATATCACTGAGGGTATGCGGATTCGCTTATGATCAGTTTAGCACAACGAGACATTGCCCATTCTCTGGGTAAATTTCTCACAACATCTGCTGGCATTGGGATGCTTTTAGGGGTTGTTTTAATTATGATTGGGGTGTATCGAGGATTGGTGGATGATGCCAATATTTTGCTCAAAGATACCCAAGCCAATTTATGGATTGTGCAGCAAGACACTCTAGGACCTTTTGCTGAGAATTCACGTCTACATGAAGATATGAAATACCAAATGAAAGTCTTTGCGGGAGTCAAAGATGTTTCAGCGATCACCTTTCAAAATCTTCAACTCTATCGCAACAATCAGCCTATCAGAGTTTTTGCTATGGGGTACGATGTTGGCTCTTTTTACATGCCTCATCTTCTCATAGAAGGAAGACCGATTCTTGCAAATCATTTTGAAATGATTGTTGATAAAAAAACAGGATTTAAA from Sulfurospirillum diekertiae includes:
- a CDS encoding efflux RND transporter periplasmic adaptor subunit codes for the protein MNRASMMKNILILVVIMAIGSFFYFKVYLPKITFASISPIIQDVNETAFGVGTVEAKETIVLAPKTTAKVLSLFADQGETVTKGKLLAIMDPSDLLASKEEASMAMKKSQMSLFSQQSLLKELEAKYHLAYTTLTRYQHLISEGFVAQAELDAAFSAEQSAKAQVENATWQVNLMQADITRNEALVKSSNAKIEDLALKAPENMVVLSRDAEVGSTVLAGSPVFRLINPSSIWVKIYINERQSGALHVNESASITLRSHPSTPYSGHIARIGLESDRTTEEREVDIAFDQPQQPLYVGERAEATISLAQHTHALTLPLLTLTTHQGIKGVWLAKQGHAHFQPLTFHSISADGLMIVKEGITDKDTILIPAGRDITEGMRIRL